CACCTGGAAAGCCTAGATCCCTACTTCTCTtgttaatatatttcaatatgtattttgTTAATCTCaggcatttttacttttatgtataaTTTACAAGTAACTTATCATGAAAATGCATTTGCATTGGAATCACGTAAACCTTAGTCTTTCCACCAAGGTACATTTAATATATACTCAATTCATTAATGCCTTTCTTTATGCCTTTTAGTAAAGTATTATAATCTCTTTCATATAAGCCATATCAATTGTTAagtttatgaatttatttaatcaaaaatATTCACTAAGTATCTGTAAGGTGTCAACATAGTATTTGAAGCAAAGATTATATGTAGAGCAAATACAGACATGGGCTTTGTGATAATGAAGCTAACAATctaatgggagagacagacattgAATAAACAACCACATGAAGAATTATACATGTGGGATTGTGAAAGATGCTACAAATAAATGGTACATAAGATATTGTAATAGAGATATTTTGtctaattataaaagaatattgatTATTCTGAGATAATTAATTACGCTAGGATTTAGTTATCCtgagaaaagtagaaggaaggatgCTTCAGGTCAAAGGAATAGTTTATGCATATGCCCTGTAGAAAAGGGATCACAGATAAAGTCACAATTCAGACCAATCTGCCCAGAGAAGTCCTGATTTATGCTTGTTGTCCCAGAGTAATTATTAACAACATCAACTCTCATTCTTAAAATTATCCTTGTTTTTATGATGTTACACTGTAACTCTAACCATAAATCATTCAGTGAACTAAAGGGCAACAACTATGGCTGGAGCTTAGAGTGTGAGAATGTATGTAGCACTAGCAGGGGTAGAAATCTATGGACCACGCAAGGAAGGACTTTATAAACTatgttaaggatttttaaatttatattgaatTTAAATTACTAAGAAGCTAATAGTAAAGTTATGGTGAGtttatgaaatttatattttgaagaagCTACTCTGGAAATAGACTGGAAGAAGTCAAGGGTGGATGAAGTTAGAGGCTAGTAGAGTAGatagataaaagagagagagtgattaTTATCTTGCATTAGATAGATAGTAATGCAAATGTAGAGAAGTGTACTAACTCACTAAATTGAGATAATCAGTGGTAGTTAGGTAACACAGATGACTCTCAGGTTCATTTCACTAGATATCAAGTGCCAAGAAAGATAacaatatttaaagtatattatttttttctggatgttggTAAAGATCAAGGCTGGGAAGATAGAGGTTTGGAAAAGTAGTGTGCTGCGTGTTTTTTAAGATGTCTAAGAAGAAATGTCAAGTAAGAGGTTTAAAAGATGGACCTAGGTATTAGATATTAGCGCCTGCCAGTATGTAATAAAACTTGGTTAATTTTGTATCCAGCTTCATTATTGAAGTATTcgttttattctgatttttttttccagtagatTTCCTTGTAATATCTGGGTAAGAAAGCACATCATATGCAGATaatttcagtatttaatttttaatatttattttatatctaacTAGGTTTTCCTGcattatggctttttttttgaCCAGGACATCCAAGAAATGTTGAATAATAGTTATTATATCAGTCATCCTTGTCTTCCTGATTCTATTGAAACAATAATTTTCATCATGAAAGATTACATTTGCTGAAGGTTCTTATACACATCCTTAATCAAgttaaatatgttttcttctaattgtagttatttcttttttttctctctgttgacaAATCTCTCAACAGCAGTACAAACCCCTCTGATCTTAACCAGGATTTGTTCATCGTGTAGTGTTCTTTTAGTCAGTGGTGTATTATGTTGGCTCTCTCATGtagaatttttgcttctatgtttgTAAGGTCTATTGTCCTAAAATAGCTTTCTGTGTACAGAGATAATTTGGAATAATGCTATGCCCATCTTACTGATTTGGGTGGGGCTCTTTCATTTTTTGCTAGCTACTAAACAGTTTATCTTGGCGTCAGTTTTTGTTATTAAGATATTTTCAAGTTCATCCTTAAAAATTATCAGTCAGTTATCTGTTTGGATGTGCATCTTTGATTAGGTTATTTATCTGTAGAATATAGTTATTCAATTTCTCTACATTGTCTTGGGTCTCTTTATTATCATATGTGTCTTTGCAGGATATCATACACTTAAACAAGGTTTTTGTGTTTACTATTAAAAATCACATATTCTGcaatattctgaaataattatcTTTGAGATTATAATTGCTTTAGACAAATTATGCCTTTTGAATAAATTTCTACTCCATGTGCTTTGAGCAATTTGAGcacttattttcctgttttataaatctatctttttctttttaaagattggcacctgagctaacatctgttgccaatcttcttatttttcttcttgttcttctccctaacgcccccccagtacatagctgtatattctagttgtaggtccttatgattgtgctatgtgggcttgctcagcatggcttgatgagcagtgccgcaTCTGTGCCCAGCATATGAACCAGcgtaaccctgggccaccgaagcggtgtgtgggaacttaaccacttggccaccgggcagGCCTCTAAATCTAATATATCTTACtttctgtatttgaaatttttcacatttctgattTGCTAATAGTACTAAGAGTTTTATGGATTTATTCTTTTAAgtgctatatattttttgtaatattgACATATTGAATTCAAGCAACGTGTAGGCTCAGTCCAACATCCTTGatcattttgcttcattttttgaTGAATATCTGTCCataatcttttatttcctctattaaattctctctttcaAATTACTTGACTTGATGCCCTTACAGTTAATTTTTAACTATCCCACcagtaaattatataaatattttcacattttattacaCCTCAGTTGGTGAATCTAATGTCAATAACATTATGATAAAATATAGACTGCagctattcttttctatttttatcaaaaCACCCAGCTATCCACTGACATCTTTGATAAAGTCACCTGGGCCTATGCTATTCTTGAAAATTCCAAAATTGAATTGACAAAATtatcatataattaaaataacaaatgagaaaaatacctTGAGGAAATTCTTAGAACCAattttaaaggcttttaaaaattatactgtaCTGATTTAAAACACGTTAATGAAATAGTTCTGAAAATTACTTACCCTTAGCTGTCATAATTGCAGCTAGTGCGAGGAAAATTAGATAAAGGAGGGCAAATACCCCTGCAGCAACGCACCATGGAGAGCCTGTCCAAAGAGAGGGAAGTGGGCTACTATGCTGATCAATGGAAAGACGACTCAGGAGTCGGGATTAGAAAGAATTTTGGTCAGGAATACTCAACCCACTTATATTAGATTGAAATCTAAGCTCATGGGAGCACCACAGCATGGGAAAATATACCCTAGTCTGTGAGAGGAACTCTAAAGTGTTTTGCAGATTTGGGGACAACCAGGGaagatatgaatatttttatgtagGAAAGGGTTGTTTGTGGACTAACAAGTTGCTCTATTAAAGAGACCTTACAAAGACCACAAAAGATCCCTTCACAAATCCTAGGGATTTAATTCGTCACCTtcctccaatttttaaaaaatggtttcttCCATCTTTGTAGCAGATCTAGTTTAAGAATAAAACTCCTGCATTAACTGTTGGCCCAGACAGATATCCTGTGACAGTTTTGATAAAAGTCCATTTATCATGAGATACTTCACAAGctccattttgtttttagaaatactGAAGCTTTAAAGGAACAGTTACCTTTTGCAAAAGTAAAATATCAACCCAGAAGAGTATATATGAAACAGCCTTTATCCTACGGCTATGGTATATCATTGTAAGTCACTGTGGCCGTCAGTGATTCATTGTTCATTTTCGTTTGCTCTTAACAGAGCACTTTATGTCTCTAAGACTAGTTAAAAAGTGTTGGTACAAGAGACAAATTCTGATTCAGAGACTAGtccaggaatatttatttttatgattagtTCATTAAAGCATTAAAGTTCAttattcaagcaaaaaaagaaatctagttttaaatgttttttaccttttgactTCGAAATCctagttatttttctcttctgagtaTTTGAAGAGTTTTGAACTTTGACTGCTGTGTATGTTATACCTTCCTCACAAAactctagaaaagaaaaatacatgcaataaccataatttatatatacgtacatacatatttatacatatatatttatatacacatacataatttatatatacatacacaagtACTTATACATACCTACCTGTATGatacataaacatataattaaaaagaatgctagaaatcataaacaaaatttgCCCCATTTTATGCCtataagaaagttttaaaattgacCCAGTCATTTAATTACTTTGTGAAATGTGGcaagttctttttcatttttaatcttaatttctttatcaCGATGAAGTTCCCTTCACAGAGGTAACAACAGTATTCATTCATagatatattatagagattaaatTAATGTACATAAAGTCAGTAGCAGAGTGCTTGAAACAATAAACATGCAATAAGTGTTCTTGTAGTAGTAGTAATAGCAGTGTAGAATGGTAATTCTAAGAATATAATGGGCAATACCATCAGCAGTAACACTGGTTGCAGAAGCAAGagtagaaagataaaaattaacttaaatacCTATCTTTGCCCCTTCTTATAGTTACATTTAAGCTTAATAAAAGgagcatgagaaaaaaatatcatctGTCATCTAATTCTCAGTAGGTAGAAAAATTCTCTTAGCAACATATTGCATGTACTCCTTCAGTTCAAGCGAAGCAAAACTCATAGGCACCAAGTCaataacatttttccaaataatgttAAATCTAatccatttgtaaatatttacttatcaAAGGATGATTGTCTGAAATTTAAATCCCCTTCAAGTGGAAAATCTTAAATTCACTTATAAAGACAAAAGATTTTCAACTCCTCATCTAAAAGTATCTGGCGGTGGACTTtgttgtttataatattattttctcatcaAATAAATGGATTACTTAGCATAACAACAGTATCTGATTTTACCTGTATTTTCATGAAGTTCCACTGGCGAAGAATGAAGATCAAGACAGGGGCTGGACAGTGTCGGTGTCTCTGGTTCCATAGTTTAGATTAGGTTGCATGGATCAGATGACGAGCAGAGGGTCAGAATGAGACAGGATCAAGGAAACACATCTCTTAACATTGCAACATGAGACAGGATGTTTACTCTAAATTTAACATGTAAActattttttcacttaagaaaataaaaggcaatgtAATCCAGCCCCTATAGATTAAATTTGTTGTTCTTCTATGTAAGAAAACACTTCTTTATTTCCAAAGataaagtttgaaattatttaaccATAATGATTTGTTCTCtgcttgttatttttcaaaaacaacgATGACTAGaacatatttatgtaaataaatgatatCTTGTATTTGAATAAGATTGTAACAGATACTGATTTTTGGAAATATCTTTTTTGTGATTATATATCTAGAGTCATtgtaaataattcaaaaaatattagaatgtgtcgtatagaaaatgaaatgacGTACAACCCTGTTCCCTCAATATAACCGCCGTTAACATAATTATTCATAACCTTTCCTAATTTTTCAAGTGACCAATGGATGTTTTgtttagaaaagtaaaaggaacaaTTTAACTATCAataaagtaaacaataaaataagttATGATGTACTCCTCTTATAAAACTTATACAGTCATTCATATAGAAAAGAGTTCTGCAAGTATTGATTGGATAATTTCCCATGATGTATTAAGTAGGAAAAAGGTACAAATTATTGcataatatgattttatattatgtttggtagaaaaaaatctgttgttATGTGTGTGCTTGTAATGTAATAATGTATATCTAACCTGGTAATTTAAGACTGTAATGTAATAATATTTAAGTGACTAACTTGGtaggtaaatttttattttacgtatgtgatttttcatttttgtgctacttttttaaatgagcatAATTAAATTTTATCGTTGAAAGGATTACAGTGTGcatatgtgaaattttattttcagccttGTGTGCTCTGAGATATACATACCACAGTGACCACAGAGGCCCCTGCCCTCACCTTTGATCAATAGAAATAAACTTCATAGCATAAGTGTATAACTTGACTGGGAGACCATAGAGTGTTCTTGGAAGAAGCAAAGATGATCAATTTCAGACATTAATAATTTGAGTGCACATGCATTAGATTCTAGAATAAATgctgaaaggatggaaagaaattATAACTTCAAAAATTATAGAGGAATACATAGaggagaagaataaataaatctgaaagaagctagaaaggaaggaggaaaaaccaAGAATAGGTAGGACAAATAGAAAGCACAAAAGTATGATActgataaaaaatacaatatatcaacaGTAAATGTGAACTCTCTAAATGCTccagtaaaaagataaaaattatcactgggtttttaaaaaattttaaatggtataTCTTATTTACAAAAGTCACTTCTAATAGATATGAATGTGTAATggctgaaaatatatataatgcaaGTGCTAATCAAATTAAAGCAATTGTAGCTCTTAATATATGACAAAAGACACTTTAATGCAAAATGTAGTATTTAAGGTGGGTTTCCTAACAACAATAAAAGTTTCAATTCACCAATAATGTATCACAATTTTAATGTAACCTTATAATATTACTTCAAAATATAGCAACGATAAATGATATGTAAATATAGAAGGgagcaataaacaaaacacaatcaCGGGGAAATTTTAATATACCGCTGATACATCAAGtagaccaaaaacaaaaatcagattcGGACAATCTAAAGGAGATTCAAACAACACAATTTCATTTATTGAGTGAAGATGCCAATTtctctcaggttttgtttgtttgaaaaatatatttttttctcatactttggaaaaatggctgtGTATTGAATTCTATCTTGATTCATTTTAttgagccataaaaaaaaaaaaggaaatcctgcaaaTTGCAATAACATGGACAGAACTTGAGGGCGtgtgtaagtgaaataagtcagacagaatcAAACAAAtacgtactgtatgatctcacttatctgtgaaatctggaaaaaacaaactcatggaaacagaggtCAGATCTGTGGTTGCTAGAGTGGAGCATGGGGGATGGGGGaagtgggtgaaggtggtcaaaaggtacaaacttccattgAAAAGGTAAGTAAATTCTGGGGACataaggtacagcatggtgactatttaacaatattctattgtatattcgaaagttgctaagagagtagatcttaaaggtgctcatcacaaggaaaaaaatgtgtaatgatTTGAGGGGACTGATATTAACTAAACTCATTATGTTATAATTTTGCAATaaatacacatatcaaatcattatatcatacatcttaaacttatagaATGtgatatatcaattataccttaataaactgggaaagaaaaccaacagaaaaaaaaccccaaaaataaaatcttggccTGGTAATCTTTTAACCAGAGAGGTGGTATTAATGCAGACTGAAAATCCACAAGAAGTCTGGTTTCAGGGAAGCTATTTCAGCaggaaattttccttttagtAATCTGGGGAAAACTGATTTAGTTTAAGTTCACCTTTATCCTAAGACTGTagttagggttgccagatttagcaaataaatgtccatttgaaaaaatgaagatCCTTAATCTCTGTCGACTGGATTCTTAAATATGATTTCTTACCAAATTCACTATTTCAATTCCCGTCTAAAAGCCACagtgtattaaaatattatttttcctcacAACCACCAATAGGTTCAGTGAGTGAGTTAACCCACAGATCAATAGCACACAATAAATAGATCAGATACACGGGATGCAAAGTAGAGTAAAGATACctcttttaattgaaaataatgtatttctttttttctttttttcttttttttgaggaagattagccctgagctaacatctgctgccaatcctcctctttttgctgaggaagactggccctgagctaacatccgtgctcatcttcctctgctttatatgtgggacgcctaccacagcatggcttgacaagtggtacatagaCCGCACCCagatcagaaccggcaaacccgagccaccgaagtggaatgtgcgaacttaactgctgcaccaccgggccagaccctgaaaataatatttttgatgtaatgatattttaataacttaaatactaatgttaattaaattaattcaatGTTAATCATGGCTTTACCAAAAATCTCAAAGCTATCATTAATATGACaattagattgtttttaaaatatgttttcattaaaaGTAATAGATTGAGGAATAAGTTAGGGGCATGAATCTTTCCTACGCACTAGGTGTAATTATAATTCTTGATACAGAGATTGTTTAACAAAAAGAATGTCTTCTGAATGCATAGTCAGCTATCCAGAACTATAGTTAGTTTACATTTCTCCAGAAGCTGAAGTATATTTCTGAATTATAATTTATG
This DNA window, taken from Equus przewalskii isolate Varuska chromosome 5, EquPr2, whole genome shotgun sequence, encodes the following:
- the LOC139083337 gene encoding uncharacterized protein — encoded protein: MEPETPTLSSPCLDLHSSPVELHENTEFCEEGITYTAVKVQNSSNTQKRKITRISKSKGSPWCVAAGVFALLYLIFLALAAIMTAKVHCLEETLKELNISDTTTYCKLK